A segment of the Oncorhynchus tshawytscha isolate Ot180627B linkage group LG06, Otsh_v2.0, whole genome shotgun sequence genome:
gagggcggtgcagttgccataccaggcggtgatacagcccgccaggatgctctcgattgtgcatctgtagaagtttgtgagtgcttttggtgacaagccgaatttcttcagcctcctgaggttgaagaggcgctgctgcgccttcctcacgatgctgtctgtgtgagtggaccaattcagtttgtctgtgatgtgtatgccgaggaacttaaaacttgctaccctctccactactgttccatcgatgtggatggggggtgttccctctgctgtttcctgaagtccacaatcatctccttagttttgttgacgttgagtgtgaggttattttcctgacaccacactccgagggccctcacctcctccctgtaggccgtctcgtcgttgttggtaatcaagcctaccactgttgtgtcgtccgcaaacttgatgattgagttggaggcgtgcatggccacgcagtcgtgggtgaacagggagtacaggagagggctcagaacgcacccttgtggggccccagtgttgaggatcagcggggaggagatgttgttgcctaccctcaccacctgggggcggcccgtcaggaagtccagtacccagttgcacagggcggggtcgagacccagggtctcgagcttgatgacgagcttggagggtactatggtgttgaatgccgagctgtagtcgatgaacagcattctcacataggtattcctcttgtccagatgggttagggcagtgtgcagtgtggttgagattgcatcgtctgtggacctatttgggcggtaagcaaattggagtgggtcaagggtgtcaggtagggtggaggtgatatggtccttgactagtctctcaaagcacttcatgatgacggatgtgagtgctacggggcggtagtcgtttagctcagttaccttagctttcttgggaacaggaacaatggtggccctcttgaagcatgtgggaacagcagactggtatagggattgattgaatatgtccgtaaacacaccggccagctggtctgcgcatgctctgagggcgcggctggggatgccgtctgggcctgcagccttgcgagggttaacacgtttaaatgtcttactcacttcggctgcagtgaaggagagaccgcatgtttccgttgcaggccgtgtcagtggcactgtattgtcctcaaagtgggcaaaaagttatttagtctgcctgggagcaagacatcctggtccgtgactgggctgggtttcttcctgtagtccgtgattgactgtagaccctgccacatacctcttgtgtctgagccgttgaattgagattctactttgtctctgtactggcgcttagcttgtttgatagccttgcggagggaatagctgcactgtttgtattcagtcatgttaccagacaccttgccctgattaaaagcagtggttcgtgcctttagtttcacacgaatgctgccatcaatccagggTTTCtgattagggaatgttttaatcgttgctatgggaacgacatcttcaacgcacgttctaatgaactcgcacaccgaatcagcgtattcgtcaatgttgttgtctgacgcaatacgaaacatctcccagtccacgtgatggaagcagtcttggagtgtggagtcagcttggtcggaccagcgttggacagacctcagcgtgggagcttcttgttttagtttctgtctgtaggcagggatcaacaaaatggagtcgtggtcagctttttcgaaaggggggcggggcagggccttatatgcgtcgcggaagttagagtaacaatgatccagggtctttccacccctggttgcacaatcgatatgctgataaaatttagggagtcttgttttcagattagccttgttaaaatccccagctacaatgaatgcagcctctggataaatcgtttccagtttgcagagagttaaataaagttcgttcagagccatcgatgtgtctgcttgggggatatatacggctgtgattataatcaaagagaattctcttggtagataatgcggtctacatttgattgtgaggaattctaaatcaggtgaacagaaggatttgagttcctgtatgtttctttcatcacaccatgtcacgttggccataagacatacgcccccgcccgtcttcttaccagaaagatgtttgtttctgtcggcgcgatgcgtggagaaacccgctggctgcaccgcttcggattgcgtctctccagttagccatgtttccgtgaagcaaagaacgttacagtctctgatgtccctctggaatgctacccttgctcggatttcatcaaccttgttgtcaagagactggacattggcaagaagaatgctagggagtggtgcacgatgtgcccgtctccggagtctgaccagaagaccgcttcgtttccctctttttctgagtcgttttttttttttggtcgctgcatgtgatccactcggttacactggttgtaaggcagaacacaggatccgcatcgcgaaaaacatattcttggtcgtactgatggtgagttgacgctgatcttatattcagtagttcttctcggctgtatgtaaagaaacctaagatgacctggggtactagtgtaagaaataacacgtaaaaaaacaaaaaactgcatagtttcctaggaacgcgaagcgaggcggccatctctgtcggcgccggaagtacagatAGAGTACAGATACAACTAAGAGTGACATGCGCACACACATGGAAAAATGTCAACAGATGAgtaataattgtgtgtgtgtgtgtgtgtgtgtgtgtgtgtatatagagtgtgtgccatctctctctcacctctgcagGCTGCGAGTCAGGGAAGAGTTAGGTTCCGTGGTTCTGATGCAGACAGCTGTGGTCCGACagcttcctcttccccctccactGCAGATATACCTCCAGTTCAGAGACATCCCACCACCCTCGCACGCAACAACAGTCCCACAGGGAGGGTTTCCACAGCGACTATAACGATGACATACAGGGCTTCATATAACCTGCCACTGAAGAGATGTCCTCAATTCAAAAAATATCCACACACACCCAGTTCCCTATGCACACACCCAGTTCCCTATGCACACACCCAGTTCCCTATGCACACACCCAGTTCCCGATGCACACACCCAGTTCCCGATGCACACACCCAGTTCCCGATGCACACACCCAGTTCCCGATGCACACACCCAGTTCCCGATGCACACACCCAGTTCCCGATGCACACACCCAGTTCCCTATGCACACACCCAGTTCCCGATGCACACACCCAGTTCCCGATGCACACACCCAGTTCCCGATGCACACACCCAGTTCCCGATGCACACACCCAGTTCCCGATGCACACACCCAGTTCCCGATGCACACACCCAGTTCCCGATGCACACACCCAGTTCCCGATGCACACACCCAGTTCCCGATGCACACACCCAGTTCCCGATGCACACACCCAGTTCCCGATGCACACACCCAGTTCCCGATGCACACACCTGTTCTATGTTTCTGTTCTGTTGATGTGTGATTTTGGAATAGATCAGCTCTATTGTAACACTGATGTTggtgaaaatgaatatttttgTATCCTTTGTAGAATTGCCTGTATGGTTTGTTTTGATTATTGTTAATTAAAACAAAGTATCAAGCTGTTTTGGGGTAAACTTTTTATTTTaattataaataataaaaaagCTCAGTTCCATTGTGGTTTTAGTttgtaaaaacatatttttctagTTCAAAtacctgtttgtttttttcttaCCTCACTCCAacaatcctctaaccctaaccttcacaATCAGTTATTTTTTATCTACACCGGTCTAATACCATGTTAGCACCTGGTATTACGGTAATGTTCCAGTGTTCGCAGAGATTAcattcatggtaaacgctgcatatgtcgacGCAATCAAATGGCTTCTAACCCGTGATTGGATTGAATCCCGGGCCTTATTCAGTTTGGCACGATGTTAAGCACACTGCAGATAGAAATGCAAGGTGTACACAACCCTCTACTCCACATGATAGAGAAACATGTCCATTTCCATCTGCAGTGCCCTGCTGCATCCTATTACTACTGGACCATGTCAGGTGTCAGGACCTTGTTCCAACTGGACTCACAATGACCCAACTTGTATCTGAACAGGGATGATCTCTGCATTGTCTGTTTGGGCCCTCCAAGACCTATACCAGGCAACAGACAGTGACTACTCCAGGGCCCTCCAAGACCTATACTTGACAACAGACAGTGATTACTCCAGGGCCCTCCAAGACCTATCCTTGACAACAGACAGTGATTACTCCAGGGCCTTCCAAGACCTATACTTGACAACAGACAGTGATTACTCCAGGGCCCTCCAAGACCTACACTTGACAACAGACAGTGATTACTCCAGGGCCCTCCAAGACCTATACTTGACAACAGACAGTGACTACTCCAGGGCCCTCCAAGACCTATCCTTGACAACAGACAGTGATTACTCCAGGGCCCTCCAAGACCTATACCAGGCAACAGACAGTGACTACTCCAGGGCCTTCCAAGACCTATACCAGGCAACAGACAGTGATTACTCCAGGGCCTTCCAAGACCTATACCAGGCAACAGACAGTGATTACTCCAGGGCCCTCCAAGACCTATACTTGACAACAGACAGTGACTACTCCAGGGCCCTCCAAGACCTACACTTGACAACAGACAGTGATTACTCCAGGGCCCTCCAAGACCTATACCAGGCAACAGGCAGTGATTACTCCAGGGCCCTCCAAGACCTATACTTGACAACAGACAGTGATTACTCCAGGGCCCTCCAAGACCTATACTTGACAACAGACAGTGATTACTCCAGGGCCCTCCAAGACCTATACCAGGCAACAGGCAGTGACTACTCCAGGGCCCTCCCAAGACATATACCAGGCAACAGACAGTAACCAGAGGGTTACTACTGAAGGGTTGTCTCACTCCAGTCCGGAAGAGCTGCTGGCTGTGCAGGCTTTCAATCCAGCTCTGTTGTACACCAGATTCAAGTATTCACTATTATGGTCTCCTCTCAGAACCATATTTATCTGAAACAGATGCTGTGGTGGGTACTTATATTTGTTCTATTTCACACGTGTACAAGTGTGTTTTATAAACGTGTGAATTGGGAAGTTTtcttttttgcatatcccaacccCCCCTGAGACGCCCTCTGAGAGTGGTGTTAATATAGGACTGAACCCTAGACCAGACCCTAGAGGACCCTGGACTAAGTCCTGGAGAACCCTGGACCAGACCCTAGAGGACCCTGGACCAGACCCTAGAGGACCCTGGACTAAGTCCTGGAGAACCCTGGACCTGACCCTGGATGGTACCCACCACCACTCTGACCCTGGATGGTACCCACTCCTGCAGTAATAAACATAGTGAATCCAGGCCGGGTATGGTTGACCTCGGGGGTTCGTGGTCCTCGCCTCAAAGTCCCATGATGTAGAGCGCTGCCTGCCAGGGCTGATCAGCCACTTTCTGAGAGGAAAGATACAAAGAGGACTGAAGAAGAGGTAAGGAGGACACGAGGGAAGGTTAAAGACATATATAGAGAAtacaggtgagaggggtgagGCCATGAGGGAAAGGTTAAAGACATGGGGAGAATGAGCAAGCGTACaggttagaggaagagaggggaggcacAGGGCCCGGGGGGTAATGGTGTGCATTAGAGAGCTGGTAAACGAGAGGGATTACCATCATTCACATGTTGCACTCGATCATTCCCTCTATTGTACAGGCAGACAATAAGGGCCAATCGGTGGAGGGCCATAAAAAGGATAGACGCACACAGACAGCCAACAACCCTGGACACAGACAGCCAACAACCCTGGACACAGACAGCAACCAACAGGTATCTATCTGCAAACTTTAAATTTACTTTATACCAAACCATATCTTTGGAGACACCCCAGGGTTTTGGGGTCCTTTCCTGTTATTCAAGTTTATGaagaattaaaaataaataattaaaactttttggggggggttataAATGGGCCGATTTTCATTTGTTTTAGAGCTTTTGGTCttctgatgaattgaggctgctGCAGGAATTGAAATGGCAACTATGGAATAATGCACCCTTTTCTCACTGTTGAGCTGCCCTGAACTGTACTGGGCTGACGTGGAGATTTCTTCACATTGCCCTTCCCAGcagctatttatttttttaacctttattttacaaggcaagtcagtaaagaacaaattcttattttcaatgacggcctaggaacagtgggttaactgcctgttcaggggcggaacgacagatttgtaccttgtcagctcagggatttgaacttgcaaccttccagttactagcccaacgctctaaccactaggctaccctgctatgGTGGATGCATAACTAGGCCAGCGCGGTATGGCACCCCATCATGCTGGTCACAGAGCAACATGCTGACAGATCTATTGCTTAGCATCAGAAGATTAGTTGTGAAGCGTTGGGGGGGGAATTACTTAGAAACAATGGATTGAATCAGCTTGTTCAGCATTCTCATTAACATGCCTTTAGCTGTGTTTGCTTTGGTATTTGGTTGCTCTTGATCAGATGGAAATGTGCATTCAAAAGgtttgaaatgaaatgaaattttTAGAATGGattagaaatgtttgttttgcttTAACACTTTTGTGCTTATATTATGGTACGTGTCACCACCTTCACATGCCATACAACTAGAGATGTGTCCACTCTAAAGCGTTAAGGTTGACTTCCCAATAAAGGCCCTGCTTGAATACTTCAAAAATGCATCTTTCCTTCAGTCCTTCCTTTTAAACCTAATCACAGATCAGACTACACTGCGTTCCCTTATGAAAGTATGCCAGATTAGACCCAAGGACGGATGCATTTGAACAAATTGAGCTCATGGCTGAAACAGTTTACAATGCCACACACCGTTGCAGTGTCCACCCCGGCACGTGTCCACCCCGGCAACTGTCCCCCCGGCACGTGTCCACCCCGGCACGTGTCCACCCCGGCACGTGTCCACCCCGGCACGTGTCCACTTTTGACGATGGTTTGATGTATTTCAATATCTCTGAACCTGTTATAAAAGGCAAAAAGGCCCAGGCTGTCGCTTCTCTATGTGATTATGAAACTTTCTGCCTGGTTTTCTCAGAGGGGGGGGGGAATCTATCAATTCAACAGCAAGTCTCTTCTATCAAATGTATGTCATGAGTATGAAGCATGGTTCCCTCTGATCTATTTTAAAAACAGGCTGTAAAAAACTTAACACATGGGTCACTTTGAAAAGTAACTGAAATGTTTTCCTATACTTGGTGATGTACAGGATATAACAACATATGTTTAGAGTGATACATAGTGATTAACTGTCTTCCCCTCTCATTTTTCTACATCAAATAGTTGTGGTGCATTTAGGAGGACTGTGCTATCCCAGGCTTCTCCTTGATGCTGTACACTTTAGCAGGAGGGGGTACACTCTGTGGGGTGGCCGCCCTCGTGCTCCTCATCGTGTCCACGGCAACCGACTTCTGGATGCAGTACCGCTACTCGGGAGCGTCGGCCAATCAGGGCCTCTGGAGGTTTTGCATCAATCACAAGTGCCACGCCCACACCATCACTGTGGGTGAGTACCGAGTAGTAGAGTGTACAATCTACCTTTTTTAACCTGTGTTTTAGGATCCGCTTCGACCTTTAACCTGTGTTTTAGGATCCGCTTCGACCTTTTAACCTGTGTTTTAGGATCCGCTTCGACCTTTAACCTGTGTTTTAGGATCCGCTTCGACCTTTTAACCTGTGTTTTAGGATCCACTTCGACCTTTAACCTGTTTTAGGATCCGCTCAACCTTTTAACCTGTGTTTTAGGATCCGCTCGACCTTTTAACCTGTGTTTTAGGATCCGCTTCGACCTTTAACCTGTGTTTTAGCATCCGCTCTCTTAATTTGTCTTACtttcatgacagtgttatgaatGTCAGCTGACATTGACATGATTACCAGTTTTTGGAAAACACAGACCTGCCAACTATTTAGAAATGTATGAAGGTCCTACATACTGACAGATCAAGAAATTATAGCTACACAGAGGAAAGGGATTACTTACCAATGTTAATATACTTATATGACGGTGTCCTCTCTGCACAGCCTTCTGGGATGCGACAAGGGCCTTCATGCTGCTGTCTGTGCTGAGCTGCTTTGCTGGCGTATTGCTGGGCCTGAGTGCCTTCGGCAACGGCACCAAGAGCAGGAGGGTTCGGACTGGGGGCTTCGCTCTGCTCCTGTCAGGTAAACACCCGATTTGAAAAGACAGGAAAGTTAAAATCATGTAAGACCTACAGGGggtttactttgacctgtccagGTCCTTCTGAGAGAggtggatgagaggaggggtggaggagagtgagagatggggtggatgagaggaaaggagactATGAAAGTAGGAAGTATGGGATAGTGGAGCAGTCTATAATTATTTTTAGTACGTTATTTAATAGATTTGTTTATAGACTTGAATATCACCATTCTTCAAAAGGTGTTTCTGCTTTGGCCACAACAGGTGTTTCTCTTCCTCCACCACTCTGTTTCATCCCTCAGGTTTCCTAGCTCTGTTAGCTCTGGCCATCTACACTGGCGTGACGGTCAACTTCTTTGGCAAGCGCTTCCTTGATTGGCGCTTCTCCTGGTCCTACATCGTAGCTTGGGTGGCCATCATCTTATCTTTCGCTGCTGGTAACCTCCTCTAATAAACCCATCAGGCCTTTAATGTGTTTTAGATAGTATGTATTGTACACAAGGTATATTGCTATGTTGTGTACAGTCTGTAGTGAGGTTAGAATCCTCTGCAATCGATCTTCGATTAGCAATGCTCACACTCCTTCAACAGATACGTGGTTAGGATGGATCTGCCAGCAACAGACAGTGCAGGTGCTGTAGATTGTGTCAATGTCACATGGGCTTTTTCAGGCCATCCAAATTCAGACTTGCCAGAAGGCTTAGTCCCTCTAAGTACAGGGTCTTGGCATATTGTCAATGTAAGGCAGTGACCCTTTCCTTGTTGCTCGTTCTTTCAGGTGGGTTCCACCTCTGTGCCTATCAGAAGAACATTGCCGAACCGCCTCCTACCAATGTTCAAGAAAGCTAAATGGGAAGTAATCTTTACCTGCACACTAAAGAAACAGCTACCAACCACTCGTCTTTACTATTGTCACTGATAGCGATGTGACAGCAGCTATGGAAACAACATGTCTGGCAAAATCTGCTGAACAGAATAAATAGGACTGATTGACTCCAGCTTGGTCTCTAGTTCACTGCTTAGTCTTTTAATCTGTTTTCTGGTGAAGCTATGTACGGAATGTTCTAATTGACCACCTTCCAGGTCACTGAATCACACCCTTAAGCCTGGGGGTGTGATTTaaagcagggttagggttgtgctTCCACAAATCCATCCCTACTCACCTCTGGATGGCACTTTAGTTGTGTAAAGGCAACAGAGTAGAGCGATAGAGAGGACCAAACCGCAACAGGAGCCTTAAAaatactgtaggctacatttgcAGGCCAGAAAATATCCCTACATTAACATATGCATGTAActgggcagcaggtagactagcggTTCAGAGCGTTCGGACAGTAGcccaaaaggtcactggtttgaatccccgagcagacTAGATCAAAAATCTGTCCCTTGAGCAATACACttaaaccctaattgctcctgtaagttgctccaGATAAGAGTGTTTGCTAAATGACAGAAACGTTCTAAATGTAACTTTTGCaggtacagtggcaagaaaaagtatgtgaacccttcggaaatacctggatttctgcataaattggtcataaaaatTTGATCtaatcttcatctaggtcacaacaatatacaaacagtctgcttaaactaataacacacaaacaattatacgttttcatgtctttattgaacacaccatgtaaacattcacagtgcagggtgaacccttggatttaatatctggttgaccctcctttggcagcaataacctcaaccaaacgttttctgtagttgaggatcagacctgcacgaggatcagacctgcacgaggatcagacctgcacaacggtcaggaggaatttttgaccattcctctttacaaaactgtttcagttcagcaatattcttggtgtctggtgtgaactgctctcttgagatcatgtcacagcatctcaattgggttgaggtcaggactgactgggccacatttttcttctgttgaagccattctgttgttgatttacttctgtgttttgagtctttgtcctgttgcatcacccaacttctgttgagcttcaattggcagacaggcAAATATTCtcttgcaaaatgtcttgataaaaatccaatcaaattatatttgtcacatgcagatgttaatgcgagtgtagcgaaatgcttgtgcttctagttccgacaatgcagtaataaccaacaattccaaaactactaccttatacacagtgtaaggggataaagaatatgtacataaagatatatgaatgagtgatggtacagagcagcataggcaagatgcagtagatggtattgagtacagtatatacatatgagatgagtatgtaaacaaagtgtcataatttaaagtggctagtgatacatgtattacataaagatgtagtagatgatagagtacagtatatacatatgagatgagtaatgtagggtatgtaaacaaagtggcatagtttaaagttgctagtgatacatgtattacataaagatgcagtagatgatatagagtacagtatatatgtaaacatgagaaataatgtagggtatgtaaacattaagtagcattgtttaaagtggctagtgatatattttacatcaattcccattattaaagtggctggagttgagtcagtgtgttggcagcagccactcaatgttagtggtggctgtttaacagtctgatggccttgagatagaagctgtttttcagtctctcggtcccagctttgatgcacctgtactgacctcgccttctggatgatagtggggtgaacaggcagtggctcgggtggttgttgtccttgatgatctttatggccttcctgtgacatcgggtggtgtaggtgtcctggagggcaggtagtttgcccccggtgatgtgttgtgcagacctcactaccctctggagagccttacggttgtgggcggagcagttgccgtaccaggcggtgatacagcccaacaggatgctctcgattgtgcatctgtagaagtttgtgagtgcttttggtgacaggaggctgaagaaattcggcatgaggttgaagaggcactgctgcgccttcttcacgatgctgcctgtgtgggtggaccaattccgtttgtctgtgatgtgtacgctgaggaacttaacttgctaccctctccact
Coding sequences within it:
- the LOC112251994 gene encoding lens fiber membrane intrinsic protein translates to MLYTLAGGGTLCGVAALVLLIVSTATDFWMQYRYSGASANQGLWRFCINHKCHAHTITVAFWDATRAFMLLSVLSCFAGVLLGLSAFGNGTKSRRVRTGGFALLLSGFLALLALAIYTGVTVNFFGKRFLDWRFSWSYIVAWVAIILSFAAGGFHLCAYQKNIAEPPPTNVQES